GGACAAGGAGATCGGCGGGGAAAGCTGGCGGAAGCGGCAGGTCCGTGCCCTCTTCCGCCGTTCCGGTGGCGAGCGCGAAGAGGGTGTCCCCGTCCAGCGGCGAGTGCGCGGGGCGGATCGCGCGGGCCAACCCGTCGTGCGCGGTGACGGCGACCCGCCTGCATCCGGCCGGGTCGAGCGGGGCGTCCGTGGCCACGACGCCGATCGTGGTGTTGAGCACGGTGCCCTTCACCGGCAGCGCGTTCGCCGCCGCCAGTTGCTCCGCGGTCGGCGGCCGCAGGTCGAAGAAGCCGGGCCCGTCGGTGCCGCATCCCCACGGCAACCCGGTGCGTGGATCGAACACCGAGCCGACGGGATTGGCCACGATCAGCGCCGCGACGGTGATGCCGGCCGCGGCGCCTTCGCCCAGCGCGATGCTCGCGGTCCCCACCCCGCCTTTGATCGATCCGGCGCGCGCGCCGACGCCCGCACCGACCGATCCGCGGGCGAAGTCGGCGCTCGCCGCCGCGGCGGCCCGGTAGCCGAACTCGGCGGTCGGACGGATGTCCCAGGCGCCGACCGGGAGATCGAAGATCACCGCCCCGGGAACGATGGGCACCACCCGGCTCGGGTCGGCCGGGTCCATCACGATGCCCGCACCGTTCTCCTCCAGCCAGCGCATCACCCCGTCGGCCGCGGCGAGGCCGAACGCACTGCCGCCGGTGAGCAGGATCGCGTCGATCTGACGGACGGTGTTCATCGGATCGAGCAGATCCGTCTCGCGGGTACCCGGGCCGCCGCCGCGCACGTCGACCGCCGCCACCGCGCCGCCCGGCACGCGCACCACCGTGCATCCCGTCGCCGCCCCGAAGCCGAGCGTGGCGTCCGAGTCGAGGACGTGGTGATGCCCGACCAGCACGCCGGGCACATCGGTGATCGAATTACGTTCTCCCGGGATGGCTTTCACCAGCTACTCCTCACGGCGCGGAACTCCTGACGTTCGGCGCCGATCTTCGCAGCACAGGGGTCAGGGAGCCAGCGCCTGGAGCAGCGAGTCCTGTATCCAGGTCAGCCAGTGGTACACGTCCAGGTGCGGAGCGCGCGGATCGTCGGGGTCGAGATGGTCGGGCGTGTCGGCGTCGATGTTCAGCACCGTCCCGAGCGCCAGCCGCACGTCGGTGAGCGCCGTCAACCACGCGTCGGCCTGCTCGGGAGTGAGGATGATCTTGCCGCCCGCG
Above is a genomic segment from Nocardia sputorum containing:
- a CDS encoding P1 family peptidase, with the translated sequence MKAIPGERNSITDVPGVLVGHHHVLDSDATLGFGAATGCTVVRVPGGAVAAVDVRGGGPGTRETDLLDPMNTVRQIDAILLTGGSAFGLAAADGVMRWLEENGAGIVMDPADPSRVVPIVPGAVIFDLPVGAWDIRPTAEFGYRAAAAASADFARGSVGAGVGARAGSIKGGVGTASIALGEGAAAGITVAALIVANPVGSVFDPRTGLPWGCGTDGPGFFDLRPPTAEQLAAANALPVKGTVLNTTIGVVATDAPLDPAGCRRVAVTAHDGLARAIRPAHSPLDGDTLFALATGTAEEGTDLPLPPAFPADLLVLDEICTAAAVCVERAVVDAIRSAHTVAGIPAYGDLFGI